In Chrysoperla carnea chromosome 2, inChrCarn1.1, whole genome shotgun sequence, the following proteins share a genomic window:
- the LOC123292027 gene encoding SUZ domain-containing protein 1 isoform X2, protein MATNKDTEIFESWEDIEDTTVLDRKLNEYLPIKSSNETQLKSGPFNMIIVGEDALRSQYVPPEPTVKILKRPSSNGTQSDKQVTNIKPIQPMKTLRQREQEYAEARLRILGEAKSPEENNCETNSVIVNNRLLTAGVLRPSELEGIIRLPRGPDGTKGFKVRR, encoded by the exons atgGCTACAAATAAAGATACTGAAATATTTGAGAGCTGGGAAGATATTGAAGACACAACT GTACTCGATAGAAAGCTGAACGAATATCTACCAATTAAGTCATCGAATGAAACTCAGTTGAAAAG TGGACCATTTAATATGATAATTGTCGGCGAGGATGCATTACGAAGTCAATATGTACCACCGGAACCaacagtaaaaatattaaaaagaccATCATCAAATGGGACCCAATCGGATAAACAAGTAACAAATATTAAACCAATTCAACCAATGAAAACGTTACGACAACGTGAACAAGAATATGCTGAGGCACGGTTGCGTATATTAGGTGAAGCGAAAAGTCCGGAAGAGAATAATTGTGAAACCAACAgtgttattgtaaataatagacTATTAACTGCTGGGGTATTACGACCTAGTGAATTAGAAGGTATTATACGTTTACCAAGAGGTCCGGATGGTACCAAAGGTTTCAAAGTGCGCAGAtag
- the LOC123292027 gene encoding SUZ domain-containing protein 1 isoform X1, protein MATNKDTEIFESWEDIEDTTVLDRKLNEYLPIKSSNETQLKSSGPFNMIIVGEDALRSQYVPPEPTVKILKRPSSNGTQSDKQVTNIKPIQPMKTLRQREQEYAEARLRILGEAKSPEENNCETNSVIVNNRLLTAGVLRPSELEGIIRLPRGPDGTKGFKVRR, encoded by the exons atgGCTACAAATAAAGATACTGAAATATTTGAGAGCTGGGAAGATATTGAAGACACAACT GTACTCGATAGAAAGCTGAACGAATATCTACCAATTAAGTCATCGAATGAAACTCAGTTGAAAAG TAGTGGACCATTTAATATGATAATTGTCGGCGAGGATGCATTACGAAGTCAATATGTACCACCGGAACCaacagtaaaaatattaaaaagaccATCATCAAATGGGACCCAATCGGATAAACAAGTAACAAATATTAAACCAATTCAACCAATGAAAACGTTACGACAACGTGAACAAGAATATGCTGAGGCACGGTTGCGTATATTAGGTGAAGCGAAAAGTCCGGAAGAGAATAATTGTGAAACCAACAgtgttattgtaaataatagacTATTAACTGCTGGGGTATTACGACCTAGTGAATTAGAAGGTATTATACGTTTACCAAGAGGTCCGGATGGTACCAAAGGTTTCAAAGTGCGCAGAtag